The window GCGGCGATCTGCTGTTGCAGCGCCTGCGGGGCCGCCTGCATCGGTGAACGCAGCTCGTTGCGAATCAGCCCCTGCTGCGCCAATGCCGCCTTGACCGGCGCCGGGTTCGGGAAGCTGAACATCTGGTGGATCATCGGCAGCAGCGCGTAAAAGTTGCTGCGCGCCGCCGCCAGATCGCCATTGGCCACCTGCTGCACCAGCTGAACAAAGCGTTCCGGGTGCAGGTGTGCGGAAGCGGAGATGGCGCCGGTGCCGCCGAGGCACAGGGTGGTGAGGATCAGGTTGTCTTCGCCGGTCAGTACGTCAATCTCACCGTCGGCGATCAGCGCCATGGTGGCGTCCGGGTTGCCGCCGCAGTCTTTCACCGCCGCGATGCGCGGATGGCGGGCCAGTTGGCGCAGGGTCGCCAGCTCCAGCGGGATGCCGGTGCGCTGCGGGATATTGTAGAGGATCACCGGCACGCTGGCGGCGTCGGCCAGTTGGGTAAAGTAATCCACCAGGCCGCACTGCGACGGGCGAATGTAATAGGGCGCCGGGATCAGCAGGCCGGCGATGTCGCGCAGCTGAATGGCTTGCTGCATCTGCAGGGTGGCGGCCATGTTGTTGCCGGACAGCCCCATCACCACCTGGCGCGGCGGCGCCACTTCCAGCACGGCGTCAAGCACCGCCAGCTGTTCTTCTTTGCTCAGTGCGGCGGCCTCGCCGGTAGAACCGCAGACCACCAGCCCGGACACGCCGGAGGCGAGCAGGTGTTGCGCCAGCCGTTTGGTTGCCGGCAGGTCAACGGCGTCGTTATTGAAAGGGGTAACCAGCGCAACCCAAATACCGGAAAATGAGGCCATATAATGTTCCTTCTTGTGACCGAGCGAGAAGCCAGATGAGAAAGTCAGGGGAGGCGGCGTGCGCAGCGTCCCGAAAGCGGATGTGGGCTGATAATGAATATTCTTCATCAGGCTGTCAATTTACAACAGATTGATAACATTGTTATTCATGATTGCCTGGGGCGGATGAGTTTATCTAATAAATGAAAATCCCCGCCGCGGCGGGGATTATGATGGCGATTAGCGCGGGGGACGCGTGCTGATCGAGGCGGACCAGCTGAAGGTTTCGCCGCTCGGTTTGACCCGGTTGGCCTTGCGTTCGGCGCGCACTGCCTTGGCGATTTTTTCCCTGGCGGCCATGATGCGTGTTATCACTTCATCTTTGACCTTGTTCTGCTCGGCGTTGGTCAGCGGGCGCCCGTGCAGCTTGCGCGCCTTGTCCAGTTCGGTTTTTACTTCACGTTGCTCGCTTTCCGTCATTTCTTTCAGCGTCAGTTTTTTCATCTTTGCAGCCCGTTCGGTAACGTTGGCCGCCAGTGTAGCGGATTTATGTGACTGAAGATGCAACGGCGGTAACAGCGCGTCACATTTCTTCCAGCAGCGCGTCGCGAAAATGCCGCATACGCTCGGTGCGTTGCTGCGCCAGCCGGCGGCCGGCGGCGGTCTGGAATCCCTCCTGCAGTTTGAATAGCTTGGTTTCGAAATGATCGAGGGTGAAGCGTTTGTCGTCATACTGACGCTGCTGCGCCAGCGGATCGGCGGCATCGTACAGCGCGCTGCGCATGCGGCCGCCAATGTAAAAGCAGCGCGCTACGCCAATCATGCCGATGGCGTCGAGGCGATCGGCGTCCTGCAGGATCTTCGCTTCCAGCGTTTTCGGCGGGATGGCGGCGGAGAAACTGTGCGCTTCGATGGCGTGCGCCACTTGGGCGATGTCGTGCGCCGCCCAGCCCATCTGCTCCAGGGTCAGCGACGCCTTTTGCGCCGCCATGCGCGAGGCCAGGTGGCGCTGCGGCGAATTCTTCTCGACGGCCACGCAGTCATGCAGCAGCACGGCGGCGCAGAGAATGCGGCGATCGCCGCCTTCCTGTTCGCCGATTTGGCGGCAGTTCTTCCACACCCGGTGCAGATGCGCCACGTCGTGCGAGCCGTCATCGGAGCTTAAGGTCAGCGGCAACAGCGCCTGCGCCAGCTCCCGGTAGGGGGCGAACGGCAGCAGCAGCGCCGGAGAAAGGGGAGATAAATGCACGTTTTGCTCCTGATAGCGGGAAATCGTCAATAATCATAGCAGCCGCAAATACCGGTAACATGCCGCCGAAGCAGGGGATTGTTTACCCTATTGCAATTGACTATTGCCATAATTACGGTTTTTGTCGCGAATTAAGCAACCTACAATGGTCTGATTCCGGTCGTCCCCGCTGGGTGTTAGCCCTGTGTCTGTGGGGGCTTGGCCGGAATACCCCCTTTCAGCCACAGGAGAAAAGACATGCCAACCCATCTTGAGATCGTACGTGCGACCTATGAAGGCAGCTCCGAGGAAAATGGCCGCAACCTGCTGGCGGCGCTGGCGCCCGATGCGGAATGGACCGAAGCCGCCGGGTTCCCCTATGCCGGCACTTACATTGGCCCGGAAGCGATCATCAAAAATGTGCATCAGCGTTTGGGAACCGAGTGGCAGGGCTATCGCGCCGATGTCGACCATTTCTACGACGCCGGCGAACACGTTATCGCCCAGGGTTTTTACCATGGCACTTACAAGGCGACCGGCAAATCATTCAGCGCGTCCTTTGCGCATATTTATACGCTGCGTGATGGCAAGATAGTCAAGTTCGTACAGATTGTCGACAGCGCCAAGGTGTTGGAGGCGATGCAGGCTTAACCGCCGCTGTGCTTGCCGAATTTGCGGTCGTACTCGCGCCGATAGCCGCGGGCCTTGTTGCGATCGCGGATCCATAAATAGCCGCATACCAGCGCGACCGAGCCTGAGAAGGTGACGTTGCGCATATCCCGGTCATACCAAAACACCAGCACCGCATCCAGCGCAGCGATCAACGCAATCCATTTGTACATATGGGATTGGCGTCGCGTGGCGGCGTTAAGTCGCTTTAACTGTCTGGCTTCGTGCAGCACCGGCTTTTGTTGCATAGCAGTCCATCGGCAAGAGTTTTCTTACCGCTAAATTAGCAGAATCCTGGCAAGCGCCGCAAAGGGTAACGCACGCCGTCGCATTGTTTTTGTCCCCGCAGGCCCGACGCCCAAATTTCGCGCACGTCATCTTGAATTAACCTTGAAGCGTGATAGGTTATTTATTCGTTATTTGTGGTTTTTTATTCAAATTTACGACTGTATGCCGGCACCCTTGTCATCAAGATGCAGCAAAGCCTGGTTACCATCACCGATCCTGATGCGTGCGGCGGTATTTCTTCCCTTTAACCTCGCCTGGAGGATGTTATGAACGGTAAAACGATTCGTCCGGAAGATGTGGTTCAGCGGCAGCTGGACGCCTATAACGCCCGTGATATCGAGGCGTTTATCGCCTGCTGGGCGGAAGATGCGCAGTACTATGAGCACCCGGATACGCTGCTGGCCGGCGGCAAGGCGGCGATCCGCGAACGCCACGTCGCTCGCTTCAAAGAGCCGAGCCTGTACGGTGAGAAGGTGAAACGCATGGTGGTGGGCAATATGGTGGTCGATCAGGAAGTGGTGACGCGCAATTTCCCGCAGGGGCGCGGCAAAATGGACGTGATCGCCATTTACGAGGTGGATCAGGGGCGGATTGCCAAGGCCTGGTTCAAAATCGGCCCCTGCCGGCTGGACCAAGGTTCACTGTAGCCCCGCGCATTACACCGCCATCACCGCCTCTATCTCCACGTTGACCTGGGGAGAAAACAACGCGCTGACCGCCATCAAAGAACAGGCCGGCAGCGCGCCGTCAAAGTAATCAAACAGCACCGGCCGGATCGCCGGCAGGTCGGCGATATCGGTTAAAAACACGCTAATCTTGATCAGCGACTTGAGGTTGGTGCCTTCGGCCGCGGCGATGGTCGCCAGCTGTTCCAGGATTGCCTGGGCCTGCTGCTGCGCCGTCTGGCCCTGAGCCTCGGTGGCGAACGCCGTCAGGCCCGAAACGTACAGCAGACTGCCGTGGCGCACCGCGTGCACATAGGGCCCGCCCGGGGTGGGCAACTGCGGATAATTAATGCGTTTTAATGACGTCATGATAAAACCCCTCGCGAGATTTATTAAAAAAATCGGCAAACTTGGTTAGGATACCGGCGTAAACATCGGGAAAACGCTGTGATCTATTGATATCTAATAGTATCACTAACATTTATTTCCATATGCCGCATCTTTCACGCAACGGATAAAGAGGCGGCGTATCACCGCAATAAGGACGCCTGGGCGATGAACCCGCTATTTGTTCCCTATATGCAACGCTGGCGGCTGGAGCCGGACGGTAAAGCCTTTGAGACCCACAGCAGCCTGTTAATGCCGGTGCGCTATCGGGGCGGCGCCGCGATGCTGAAAATCGCCCGCGAACAGGAAGAAAAGTTCGGCGGCCTGCTGATGTGCTGGTGGCAGGGCGAGGGTGCCGCGCAGGTGTTGGCGTGGCATGAAGACGGCATTTTGCTCGAGCGCGCTCAGGGTGAAGGTTCGCTGGCGCAGTTGGTGCGTGACGGCGCGGATGAACAGGCCACGGAGATCCTGTGCCGGGTGATCGCCGGCCTGCATGCGCCGCGCGCGCAGCGGCCGCCGGAGCTGATCCCCTTGCATCAGTGGTTCAGCTCGCTGTGGCCGGCGGCGCAGGCGCATGGCGGCATGCTGCGCCTCAGCGCCACTGCGGCGGCCGAGTTGCTCACCAGCCCGCGAGAGGAAGGCGTGCTGCACGGCGATATTCACCATGATAACGTGCTGGATTTCGGCGAACGCGGCTGGCTGGCGATAGACCCCAAACGGCTGAGCGGTGAGCGCGGCTTCGATTACGCCAATATTTTCTGTAACCCCAATTACGGCGTGGCCACCGATCCGGACATTTTCCACCGCCGGGTGCAACAGGTCTGCCGGCTGGCCGGTTTGGATCGCCGCCGCCTGTTGCAGTGGATCCTGGCCTGGGCGGGGCTTTCCGCCGCCTGGTTTATGGAGGACGGCGAAGCGGCCGACATCGATTTTCGCGTGGCAGAGCTGGCGGCGCGCGCGCTGGGCCTGGCGCTGCCGGGCGGCGACTCAGGGTTCATCCTGCCAGTAATCGAGCGAGGCTGAAGGGCGCTGCAGGTAGCGTACCTGCTGCCCGTCGCCGCCTGCCGCGATCGCCTGAAACTTGCCCGAGTCGGGGTATTCCACCAGCTCCGGCTGTTCGCGCGTGCTGACCGACAGGTACTTCAGCGGCGCATCAGAGGTGTTGATAATCTGATGCGGATAGTCCGGCCCCGGCGGAATAAAAATGATATCGCCGGCGACAATCGGCAGCATCTCGCCCGCCACCCGCAGCGTGCCGCTGCCCTCCAGAATGATAAACATCTCCTCCTGCGCATAGTGAAAATGATAGGGGCAGGCGCGCATGCCCGGCGCCAGCAGGTCGATGGAGGCGCCCAGCTTGCTGGCGGCGGTGCCGGTGCCCAGCCGGGCGCCGAGGCTGTCATACAGCGGTGGCCGCTGGTCGCGATGTTTTTCTACCCGATCAACGTTGCGGATCAGGCGTTGGGCGAGCAGTGTGGCTTGTTCGTTCATAAGCTCCCTCGTGACAATGTCACCTAATAGTTGACGATGGCGAGGGAAAATCCGTCCCATCCCTTGCTGCCCACCGTTTGCAGGGCGGTGGCGCTGAGGCGCGGTTCTTGCGCCATCATGTCGAAGAAGCGCCGCACCCCCTGCACGCTGGCGTCCTTGCTGGCGGCATCGGTCACCGCACCGTTGCGTACCACGTTATCGCCGACGATCGCCGTGCCGGGGCGCGATAGCCTCAGCGCCCACTGCAGGTAGTCCGGGTTACCGGGCTTGTCGGCGTCGATAAATATCAGGTCGAACGGGGCCTCGGCCTGCAGCTGAGGCAAACTGAGGAGTGCGGGCCCTACCCGCAGCGCCACCTGGGCGCTCAGGCCGGCGTTGGCCACATTGCGCCGGGCCACCGCCGCGTGCCGCTCATTGGCCTCCAGCGTCACCAGCGTTCCGTCTGGCGGCAAGGCGCGGGCCAACCAG is drawn from Serratia entomophila and contains these coding sequences:
- the dapA gene encoding 4-hydroxy-tetrahydrodipicolinate synthase, whose product is MASFSGIWVALVTPFNNDAVDLPATKRLAQHLLASGVSGLVVCGSTGEAAALSKEEQLAVLDAVLEVAPPRQVVMGLSGNNMAATLQMQQAIQLRDIAGLLIPAPYYIRPSQCGLVDYFTQLADAASVPVILYNIPQRTGIPLELATLRQLARHPRIAAVKDCGGNPDATMALIADGEIDVLTGEDNLILTTLCLGGTGAISASAHLHPERFVQLVQQVANGDLAAARSNFYALLPMIHQMFSFPNPAPVKAALAQQGLIRNELRSPMQAAPQALQQQIAATLARLQPTDALID
- a CDS encoding DUF3811 domain-containing protein, producing MKKLTLKEMTESEQREVKTELDKARKLHGRPLTNAEQNKVKDEVITRIMAAREKIAKAVRAERKANRVKPSGETFSWSASISTRPPR
- a CDS encoding HD domain-containing protein, with amino-acid sequence MHLSPLSPALLLPFAPYRELAQALLPLTLSSDDGSHDVAHLHRVWKNCRQIGEQEGGDRRILCAAVLLHDCVAVEKNSPQRHLASRMAAQKASLTLEQMGWAAHDIAQVAHAIEAHSFSAAIPPKTLEAKILQDADRLDAIGMIGVARCFYIGGRMRSALYDAADPLAQQRQYDDKRFTLDHFETKLFKLQEGFQTAAGRRLAQQRTERMRHFRDALLEEM
- a CDS encoding nuclear transport factor 2 family protein, which encodes MPTHLEIVRATYEGSSEENGRNLLAALAPDAEWTEAAGFPYAGTYIGPEAIIKNVHQRLGTEWQGYRADVDHFYDAGEHVIAQGFYHGTYKATGKSFSASFAHIYTLRDGKIVKFVQIVDSAKVLEAMQA
- a CDS encoding nuclear transport factor 2 family protein — its product is MNGKTIRPEDVVQRQLDAYNARDIEAFIACWAEDAQYYEHPDTLLAGGKAAIRERHVARFKEPSLYGEKVKRMVVGNMVVDQEVVTRNFPQGRGKMDVIAIYEVDQGRIAKAWFKIGPCRLDQGSL
- a CDS encoding RidA family protein, yielding MTSLKRINYPQLPTPGGPYVHAVRHGSLLYVSGLTAFATEAQGQTAQQQAQAILEQLATIAAAEGTNLKSLIKISVFLTDIADLPAIRPVLFDYFDGALPACSLMAVSALFSPQVNVEIEAVMAV
- a CDS encoding aminoglycoside phosphotransferase family protein, translating into MNPLFVPYMQRWRLEPDGKAFETHSSLLMPVRYRGGAAMLKIAREQEEKFGGLLMCWWQGEGAAQVLAWHEDGILLERAQGEGSLAQLVRDGADEQATEILCRVIAGLHAPRAQRPPELIPLHQWFSSLWPAAQAHGGMLRLSATAAAELLTSPREEGVLHGDIHHDNVLDFGERGWLAIDPKRLSGERGFDYANIFCNPNYGVATDPDIFHRRVQQVCRLAGLDRRRLLQWILAWAGLSAAWFMEDGEAADIDFRVAELAARALGLALPGGDSGFILPVIERG
- a CDS encoding cupin domain-containing protein, whose translation is MNEQATLLAQRLIRNVDRVEKHRDQRPPLYDSLGARLGTGTAASKLGASIDLLAPGMRACPYHFHYAQEEMFIILEGSGTLRVAGEMLPIVAGDIIFIPPGPDYPHQIINTSDAPLKYLSVSTREQPELVEYPDSGKFQAIAAGGDGQQVRYLQRPSASLDYWQDEP
- a CDS encoding O-methyltransferase, whose product is MTPIEQWAQVDRYIVDCLVEQDDPLLQALDANSAAGLPDHDVAPNQGKLLQLFARMVNARRILEIGTLGGYSTIWLARALPPDGTLVTLEANERHAAVARRNVANAGLSAQVALRVGPALLSLPQLQAEAPFDLIFIDADKPGNPDYLQWALRLSRPGTAIVGDNVVRNGAVTDAASKDASVQGVRRFFDMMAQEPRLSATALQTVGSKGWDGFSLAIVNY